TTGTATTTTATAGATTTTGTCGCGCTGTTCTTTTGAGAGGTTCAGTTTTCCATAGTGAGGGGGAACGCGAACTTTTGATTTCTTACGAGTTGTCTTGGTTTCTTTGGCGGTGGCTTCTGTGGATTTCGTTTCTTTCTTTTGGGCTGGTACTGAGTCAGCTGTGCAAATGGTCAAAGCAATTCCTGTGAACAAAACGACAATTAAGTTAGTAAGCTTATTGGTGCGCATAATGGCCCTCTTTAAAAAAAGATTCTCATGTCAGTAAAAGGCAACGAACACGCCTTTAGAATAAGAATATTTTGTACATATGTGTGTCTGTGATTCAACTGACAGAATGAAATATATTGAAAATTTGTTAATTATATATTCATTTCAGTTGTTCACGAATTCTGTACAATTCTTCAAGAGCAGCCAGGGGAGTAAGCTCATCGACATTCAAATCTCTAATTTCGTCGAGCACGGGATGAGGGGTGTTTCCAAAGAGAGAAAGTTGTTGTTGAGAGGATGTTTTTTGAGGTCGAGGTGGAATGGTTGGCTTTCCACTGGCATCAATATGATCTTTTTCGAGTGTGGAAAGAATTTGATTAGCGCGGTGAATGACTTGTTCTGGAATACCTGCCAGGCGGGCGACATGGATTCCGTAGCTTTTATTCGCGGAGCCTTCAATAATTTTGTGAAGAAACACAATTTCGCCATCTTGCTCATGTACTGCGACATTCCAGTTACTGGCTTGTTTCAGGGATTGTGTTAATTCTGTGAGCTCGTGGTAGTGAGTCGCGAACAGTGTACGGGCTTTTATCTGGTCATGTAGATGTTCCGTCATCGACCATGCCAGAGAAATTCCATCATACGTGCTGGTTCCCCGCCCGATCTCATCCAGGATGACCAGACTGCGTTCAGAAGCGGAATTGAGGATTCGTGCCGCTTCTGTCATTTCGACCATAAAGGTACTTTGCCCTTTACTCAATTCGTCACTGGCTCCCACGCGTGCAAAAATACGGTCCGCAATTCCGATACGGGCTTCACTGGCAGGAATGAATGAGCCAATCTGTGCCATTAACGTGAGTAGAGCTGCCTGACGGATATAAGTACTCTTTCCTGCCATATTGGGACCAGTAATGATCTGGACGCGTCCATATGGATCGCCGAGTAAAACATCATTGGGAACAAATTCACCTGTCGGCTGCAGACGGTCGAGTACGGGATGCCGACTCTCTCTGATATCCAGCACTGGCTCTTCCGTAACTTCGGGACGGCAATAACCAGCGTGAGTGGCAAGGTGTGCTAAACCGAAGAGCACATCAATTTGTGCTAGTACCTCAGCCGTTTTTTGAGTACGTGGTGCTTCTTTGGCAACACGTTCCCGCAATTCGTCAAACAGAGTTTGTTCCAGTTCTATGGTCCGGTCTTCTGCTTTGAGCACTTTTTCTTCGTACTCTTTCAGTTCAGGGGTGATATAGCGTTCCTGATTCTTAAGAGTTTGTTTGCGAATATAATGCTCTGGTACTTTAGTAGCATGAGCGGCTGAAACCTCCAGATAATAACCGAAAACTTTGTTATAGCCGACTTTGAGATTGGGGATGCCGATGCGTTCGGATTCTTCATTACGATAGCTGGCAATCCATTCTTTCCCTCCACGTGATAGTGAGCGGAGTTCATCCAATTCTTCGTTAAATCCAGGACAGATTACACCTCCTTCATTGAGAGTCAGTGGGGGATCTTCCACGATCATCGATTCAATATCCGCACGCACTTCGGCGCAGAGATCAATGCTGGTTTCAAGTGATTGGAGCAGAACTGACTTTCTACCGGTAAGTTTCGCTTTCAGTTTAGGTAGTAATGCTAACGTCTGTGCCAGAAAACTCAGATCACGGGCACTGGCTCTCCCGGTCGCGATGCGCGCGGTGAGTCGTTGCAGATCATAAGTCTTGGCGAGTTCTTCTCGAATATCATTAACCAGTACCGGGTTATGTAAGAGTTCTTCAACCGAATCTAGCCGTTTCTGAATTTCATTCAAGTTTGTTAATGGGTTTGCAATCCATTCTGTTAGTAAACGAGCACCCATCGAAGTGACAGTTTCATCGAGAACCGAAATCAGACTACCTTCTCGTTTCCCTTCACGAATCGTGCGCGTCAATTCCAGACTACGTCTTGTTGCTTCATCAATTAATAAGCGATCACCGCGTTCATAAGGTTCGATCTGATTGATATGTGGAATCGCACTTTTCTGTGTTTCTTCCACATATTCAAGCAGAGCACCAGCGGCTGTGATGGAAGGAGATCCCTGCTCGAGGTTGAAGCCTTCCAGCGTCTTAGTACCAAAGTGTGATAATAAACGTTTTTCACACTCATCCTCTGCGAAAGACCATGGAGGGCGTTCAGTCAGCATTGTATCGAGGTGCCCTACCGCTTTTTGCAGTGCTGAATTTCCTTCTGCAAAAATACATTCTGCCGGATGGATGCGGGCCAGTTCGTCAATTAAATGCTCTGCTGTCGTGTTCGAAGTCAGGAAACGTCCCGTAGATAGCTCCAGCCAGGCCAGGCCAATACTTGATTTTCCGAAGTGAATACTTGCCAGAAAGTTGTTCTCATGGGGATCGAGTAAGGCGTCGTCAGTCAGTGTGCCCGGAGTGACGACTCGTGTGACTTCGCGTTTTACCATCCCCTTGGCTTTTTTAGGATCTTCTACCTGGTCGCAGATAGAGGCCCTGTAGCCGGCATGAATTAATTTATAGAGATAATTATCCAGCGAATGGTGTGGGAAGCCCGCCATCGGGATGGGATTACTGGAAGATTTATCGCGACTGGTGAGAGTGATCCCCAAAATACGCGCTGCGATTTCGGCATCTTCATTAAAGAGTTCATAGAAATCACCCATGCGAAACAAAAGCAGAGTTCCCGGATTCTGGCGTTTGACTTCCAGATACCGCTCCATCATGGGGGTTAGCTTCTTGCCTGTTTTAGTCATGCGTCCTGTTTTTCTCTGACGATTGGTTTACTTTTTCGTTCTCTTTTCCGGAAATAATGTACTGACGCTGGTGCGGTCGTGAATGGATCGAATGGCAGCAGCGAATGAATGAGCCACTGAAATGACCTCCAGATTATCGGGCAGAGGATCAGCTAAGGTTTCAATCGTATTGGTCATAAACATTTTCTTCAACGGACTATTGCCAATTCGCTCTGCTGCTCCTTTGGATAACACACCGTGTGTGACCGCGGCATAAATATCGTTGGCTCCTTTTTGTTTCAAGGTCTCAGCCATGCTGATCAAAGTGCGGCCTGTTATTGTGAAGTCATCGACAAGGATCACATTTTTGCCTTCCACTTCACCAATGACTTCCAATACTTCCACGGTTTCTGAATGGTCTTTGCGGGCTTTATTTCCAATGACGACTGGGACTCCCAGTAGTTTAGCAAAATCAGAAGCTTCTTTGGCAAATCCAACATCGGGGCTACAAACAACCAGATTTTCGATATTCATTTTTTGAATATGTTCGCCGATGACATGGCGGCCGTAGAGATGATCAACGGGAACGCTGAAAAATCCCTGGATTTGTGGACTGTGTAGATCCATGGTTAACACGCGGTCTGCTCCAGCTATTTCAATTGCGTCAGCGCAGACCCGGGCACGGATTGAAACGCGAGGTTCGTCTTTCTTGTCTCCTTTTGCATAGCTGAAAAAAGGGATCACAGCCGTAACCTGCTGTGCACTAGCGCGTTTCAGAGCATCGATCCAAAACATGAGCTCAACAAAATTATCGTTCACCGGATAATGGACGCCTTGAATGAGATAGACGTCGCGCCCTCGAACATTTTCCTTAATACGAACAAAAATATTACCTTCACTGAACTGGTGCGCTTCACACGGTGTCAAACGGATGCCCAACTCATCGGCAATGGCTTGCGCAAGGATGGGATTACCGGAACCAGCCATGATGGTCAGATCACCTTGTGGAGGCTGGAAGGGCTGGACTCGGGGGCCTCTGGAGAGTGGATTCGGAGAATTAGCCATTAATAAACAGATCAATCAAACAGGGCAATTTTATGCCGGAAAACATTACTATTCTTGGGAATTCTGGATTATTTCACTTTACTCCATTCACGAAGAAAAGCAGACTCCATAATATCGATGCTGAATCGCAAAACAAGCGAACGCCAGCCAATATCCTGAAGGATGTATCCAAGTGGATTCGCCTTACCCCTATTATTGACACCAAATCGTTTACTTAGGGTTGAATTCAATTTTCAACCTGCAATTGATGTTGAGATATCTAAAATGACAGAAAGAATTTACAACTTTTCTGCAGGCCCCGCTGCACTTCCTTTGCCCGTTCTGGAACAGGCACAACAAGATCTGATTTCACTGGGAGATACGGGAATCGGGGTTCTGGAGCATTCTCACCGGAGTAAAGCATTTCTCGCCGTTTATGAGCAAGCTGAAGGCCTGTGCCGGGAAATCGCTTCCGTTCCAGATAACTATAAAGTTCTGTTTTTGCAGGGAGGGGCTTCGACTCAGTTTTTCATGATCCCCATGAATCTGCTTTCTAAAGATCAGACAGCCGACTATTTGGTTACCGGTTCCTGGTCCAAGAAGGCCGTCAAAGAAGCCAAACTCTTTGGAAATGTAAATATCGCCTGTAATAGCGAAGACAAAAATTTTTCCTACATTCCCTCTGAAGTCGCTTTGAGTGAGCAACCCGCTTATGTGCACTTCACATCAAATAATACGATTTATGGTACTGAGTTCGCATCAGAACCCGAAGTTCCAGCGGGAGTGCCTTTAGTCTGTGATGCGAGTAGCGATATCTTTTCGCGTCCCATCGATATCTCTAAATATGGGATTGTTTACGCCGGTGCTCAGAAAAACCTGGGACCCAGTGGTATGGCTGTCGTCATCATTCGGGATGATCTCATCGAGCAGGGACCGACCGACATACCAACAATGATGCAGTATCGCACTCACTCAGAAGCGGGTTCCATGTTTAACACGCCACCGACATTTGGGATTTATGTTTTGGGACGCGTCCTGCAATGGTTGAAAGATCAGGGCGGGTTAGCGGCGATGGGGCAGAAGAATCAGGCCAAAGCGGGTAAGCTATATGATTACCTGGATCAAAGCCAGCTCTTCAAGCCCACGGCTGCGAAACAGGATCGCTCCTTAATGAACGTGACATTCGTGACCGGCGATGCCGACCTGGATGCGAAGTTCATTGCTCAGGCGACTGCTGCCGGTTTGGATGGCTTGAAAGGCCATCGTAGTGTGGGTGGAATGCGTGCGAGTATTTATAACGCGTTTCCGGAAGCCGGCATTGACAAGTTACTCTCCATGATGAATGAGTTCGAACAGGAGCACGCCTCTTGAATCAGCCCGAAGTCGATAAAGCACATGCGGATATAGGACTGGTCTGTGCCTTGCACATGGAGATTCAGCAATTTCTGGATCGTTGTGAGCACGTCAAGAAATATACCGGCGGTTCGTATGTCTTTCGGGGAGGCTTTCTTGATCAAGTCAAAGTTGCCGTTGTGCAAACGGGTGTGGGATTCGCTCGCGCCCGAGCGGCAACTCAGGCACTGATTGACGCGCATTCGCCTCCCTGGGTTTTATCGGTTGGATTTTCGGGAGCCCTGGACCCAAAAATGAAGGTCGGAGATATTGTCGTCGGTACTTCCGTCTGTGACCTGCATGGCCAGGAATTAAAAAACGATGTTCAATTTCCGGAAGACCCGGAGCACGGGCTCTATGTGGGGAAGCTCATCAATGCTGATGAGATCGTTCGTACTGTTGAAGAAAAACTCAGAATTGCTGAACAATATGCAGCGCTCGCTGTCGATCTGGAAAGCCTGGCGGTAGCACAGGTCTGTCAGGCTGAGAAGAAAGGCTTCATGGCAATTCGCGCGATTAGCGACGATTGCTCTACAGATCTTCCTCCCGAAGTAATTTCAATCCTCGGGGAAACCGGAGCCGGGCGGGCAGGGGCAGCGGTAGGAGCCATCTTCAAGCGTCCTGAAAGTATTAAGGAAATGTGGAAGATGCGCGGCGATGCCTCAAAGGCGGCAACACGTCTGGGTAGTTTCCTGGAAGGTGTGGTGACCCAGCTCTATGAAGCCCGGCACTAATACTCGCCAACCTCTTCGCCACCATCGGGTGTGCTCAATGCTTTGAGTATTTCAGGGTCAATGTCTTTTGAAATGAATCTCACACTATTATCACCCAGCAGTATATGGTTACCATCTCTTTGAGAAGTTTTTTTGTCAGGTCCAATAATATGCATTGGATCTGCTAAAAACGTCGGATCACCCCAAGGTTGAAAATCTTCTGCTGTCTCTAGAGCCATTATAGTATTTGACATTCCGTCTTTGATATCTGTGAGGCGAGAAAACTGATTTTTCTTCAGCACAAGTTCGTTGCCCACGTAATGTGAAATTCCATATGCCCCTAAAGAGTCTTTAGCATTTGAGTTTTTATCATGGATAGTTCGATTTAAAAAGACTTCGAGATTCTCCCGAAAGAATTCTTGATTGCTGGGATCATTCCAGGGTTTGGCGAAATTAATTTTACTATAAAGTACAGCCTCACCCATGTAGGGGAGGATTTGAGTTTGCCAGCTATGGTAGGGGATTCCGCTTTCAGTAACGGGAGCTTCGGGAGGCAGAATACGATGTGCATCATGGTAGAGATGTAGCGCTATACCCATAGAATATAAATTGTATTTGGATTGAGCACGCCTTGCTGCTTCTGGTGCAATACTATACACAGGCCGCGTTAAATACCATATTAGTAAAACAAGACAAATTTCTGCGATTGTGATTTTGATGAAAAGCCAAAAGCAGTTTTTGGAGACTGGGACGTTTTGAGGTTGGTTAACCATCTGGCTTTCCTGATTCAATTATTATTTATGAATTCAAATTTTAGTTAACCATTCGAAATGCTAAAACTCTCCTATCGCTTTCCCATCATTGGGGATACTCAAGTTTTTTAATGTCTCAGGGTCAATGTTTTCCGAAACGAAGCGCACACTGCCGTCACCCATGAGGACATGATTGCCTCCTCTGAAAGAGGACTTCTTTCCTTGACCCATGATCTCGATAGGCTTTGCAATCGAAGTCGGGTCGCCCCAGGGCTTGAAGTTTTGGCCTGTCTCGACTGCCAGAATGGTATTCGATGTACCATCTTTGATATCTCGTATGCGACTGCCTCTGTTTTTCTTCATGACGAGTTCATTGCCGACATAATGGGAAAGACCTAATCCATCAGGTGAAATCTTTTCTTCAATTGACGGGTTTAAGTATGTGGGAATTACCTGTTCAAAAATGATTTGGTTGCTGGGATCATCCCAGGCTACGTCAAAATCGATGTCATTATAAAGTGGCGCCTGATCAACAAAGGGGAGAATAGCAGTTTGCCAACTATGGTAGGGTTTCCCGTCTGTGGTCGCAGTCCCTCCGGGAGGAAATTGCGAAAAAACTTCGTGATAATTATGTAGCGCCAGACCAATTTGCTTCATATTATTTTTCGACGTAGAACGCCGTGCTGCATCGCGAGCTTGCTGCACCGCTGGTAAGAGTAGGGCCATCAAAATTAGAATCACCAAAACAAACCCGCCGCCGGCAACAGCAACAACAATCCAAAGTACGGCATTACTTTTTTTAGGTGATGTCGTTTGAGATTGGCTTTCTTGTTGGAAATCGTCTTCCAGAAAGTTATCGGTATATTCAGGAATTAATCCTGGAATCTGGGCTGCTGGAACGAAGTCGCTCTCTTCACCTTTCCGGACAAGATCAGATTCCTGGACCTTGCCTTCGGCTGCTAATTCTTTCAGACGCTGAACAGTTAAGGGGCCAGCGATTTGACTACCACGCTTAACATACCAATTGGCCATGAGGGATTCCTTTACGTAAAGTAATGATTCAGTAACCTAGAATACAATAAGGGCTCATTAGAATACAGAGAAACATCTGGGAAGAATGTATATTCTTCAGATATCTGTTTAGTGGTGAATGAGGTTCGCTCATTAATCTGTTAGTATGAGTCTGTTGGCTGTGAAATCTGTTTATCCCATTAAGGAGATGTGCGAGTGGCAGCGGAACCTGTGATGCGTCCCTGGATTTTATCCGAGACCAATTATGCCCATGTAAAAGAAAACCCCTATGAAGTGGCGGTGTTGCCAATGGGGGCTACGGAACCGCATAACCTGCACCTGCCTTATGGAACGGATACTTATGAAGCAGACGCAATTGGCTCTCGCGTGTGTGAAGCTGCTTATCAACGTGGTGCGAAAGTTGTCATGTTGCCTCCGATACCTTACGGAACAGAAACCAATCAATCTGAGTTTCCTCTCTCAATGAATGTGAACCCTTCCACGTTAGGACAAATCATTGCAGATCTGGTTGATTCACTTGCAAATCATGGCGTACATAAACTGTTGATTCTGAATAGTCATGGTGGAAATGATTTTAAACCGTTATTGCGCGAACTACATGGTTCTACGCCGGTACAAATCTTTCTGGCGGACTGGTTTCGCGGGACTTCCGCCGATGTGAAAGCAGAGCTGTTCGAGAACCCGGATGATCATGCAGGAGAAATGGAAACCTCACTGGCACTGGCTTATTTTCCGCAGTTTGTTTCCCGTGATCCAGAAACAGACGCTTTACATGCCGATGAGGGGGCGACCAACGCGACGCGATTTGCAGCGGTCAATTCTGGTTGGGTCAGTATCACACGACCCTGGCATTTATTGACTACCAATTCCGGATCGGGTAACCCTCATCAGGCGTCCGCCGAGAAAGGCGAGAAATTAATGCAGGTGCTTGTCGAGCGGTTATCACAATTTCTGGTCGAACTCTCAGAGGCAAAACTGGATGATCAATTTCCATTCTAATAGTGTCTCAGGAAGTCCATGCCTGAGATCCTGGATATTGGTACTCTGCTTAGGCTCTGTATTTGCAATTGATCAGAGAACTTGCGTTCGGGCTGAAGAACAGCACTCTGTTATTAAATTTCAAGACATTACTGAAAACGCTCAGCTTCAATTTCAGCATCAGTCTCCTGCAACAACAAAACGCCACTTACACTTGACGATGGGGTCAGGAGTGGGCTGGCTTGATTATGACAATGATGACTTGCCTGATTTGTACTGTGGCCAAGGCGAGGAGTGGCGAAGATCTAAGAAAAAAAAGAGTGATGATTCTGCAATCGGATTATCGAACCGTTTGTTTCGTAACCAGGGGAAAAGTCAATTTCAAGACGTAACGACATTCGCAGGCTTAATTTCGATCGGTTATTCGATGGGGATTGCGGTCGGGGATTATAATCATGATGGCTTTGAAGATCTCTATGTGAGTCAGTTCGGCAGGAATCTCTTATATCAGAACAATGGAGACGGCACCTTTTCGAATGTCTCACAGGTGGCGCGTGTGGATGATCCCGGTTATGGGGCCAGTTGTACCTGGGCTGATTTGAACGGTGATGGATTGCTGGATCTCTATGTCGTCAATTATCTGAAAATTGATCGAGAGAATTATCCTCTTTGCAGCCGTAAGGTCGACGGAAGCCGCGTTTATTTTATTTGTCATCCGCGTTACGTACGTGGGCAATATGATGTGATCTATCGGAATCTGGGGAATGGTTCTTTTCTGAACGTCTCGAAAAAAGCGGGTTTACATAGTGAGCCTGCCCGCCAGGGGCTTGGTGTCTTTGCTGCAGACTTCGACCGCGATGGTGATATGGACGTGTATGTTGCCAATGACTCAGTTGCTAACCAGTTGTGGGTGAATAATGGTCATGGCGTTTTTACAGATCAGGCTTTAGTGGCAGGTGTGGCGTTCAATCGTGCGGGAGATCGGGAAGCGGGAATGGGTATCGCCGGAGCAGATTATAACAACGATGGTCAGCTTGACCTCTATGTGACGAATTATTATGGCGAAACCAATACCTTGTACCGAAATGAAGGGGCCCTTTTTTTTCTGGATGTGACCGACGAAACCGGCCTGGCAACGCCCAGCCGCATGCGCCTGGGGTTTGGAGCCTCTTTTCTGGATTTGAATAATGATGGCTGGGCAGATTTGTTTGTGACGAATGGTCACGTTCATGATCGACTGGCTCAACTGGGAAGAAATGAGCCTTACGAACAGGAACCGCAAGTGCTGCTCAATCAAGCAGGACAGTGGTTTCGAAATGTGTCTCAACAGGCAGGTCCCTTCTTTCAGAAACAACAGGTGGGGAGAGGCAGTGCCGTTGCAGATTTCAATCGGGATGGATTACCTGATGTTGCGGTCTCACATTTGAATGGGAAGTTAGTTCTGCTGGAGAATCGTTCTGAGACTCCCAATCAGAGTATTGGTTTGCAGCTCATTGGAACTACCTCCAACAGAAGTGCCATTGGTGCCATCATCGAGCTGAAAGTGGCGTCCGAAAATCTCACTCGGTATTGCCGAGGTAGCAGCAGTTATCTTTCGGCCGATGAACGTTGGGTTTTTTCAGGTGTGGGAAAGAATCAAGGTCCCGTCACGGTAAAAGTGATCTGGCCTGAAGGGAAAACGGAAATCTGGTCTGGATTACGACCGGGGAGGCGTTATACATTAATAGAAGGCGCAAGTGATTCTCAGGACCTGTCTCAAATACAGCGGTGATTATGAAACCTCTGCCGGAACAAGATAAGCTGACCAAGCCATTTCCTATGCAGAAAAAGAGCATTCTTTTTTCAAGCAAATCTATCGTGGCTGTTGTCGCTGTCATTGCATTGCTAATTTTTTATTTCTACGGCGGAACTGATTCTTCTCGCTCAAAAAAATCTGGTCAGATCAATCAGATCAAAACGGTTCAGAAAGCTGAAAAAGTCAAACAGAACGAATTGATCGCTTATTTAAAACAACATCCCCAAGATGAGTTCGCACATTTTCAGTTAGGGGAATTAATCAAGGATCGCGCTCCGTTCCAGGCCTTGGAAAATTTTTCGCATGTCACTCCCATGCATCCCCGTTATTACGAAGCCGTCGATGCGATTGCTGAAATTTCGCTGAAGCAGAATCTACCCAAACAAGCAAAAAAGGCGTTGTTAACGCTCATTCGAAAGTTCCCTCAGCAGAGTCGTTACCAGGATCTGTTAGCGAAGCTGTTACTTGAGGAGCGAGACTATGATCGAGCACTTAAGCATGCCACACGTAGCATCGAACTTGGTGCCAATCAAGCAGAGAACCATATGTTGGTTGCTAACATTCTACGACAAGCAGGAAGAACCAGCGAAATGTGTGGCCCCCTGAAACAGGCTCTGTTTTTAGAGCCCGAATCGTTGGTTGCTCATTTAAATCTGGCTTATGCAGCACTTTACTCAGGAGATTTGCAGACTGCCGAGCGGGAGGCACTGTGGTGCCTGAAACAGAATCCTTTGTCGAATACCGCGTTACGGTATCTGGCACAAATTGATAGAAGCCGAGGGAATATTTCAGAGGCCCTCGCACATATCGAGCAGGCATTAGTGGTTGATCCCGAGGATTTTGAAAGCCTGTTACTCAAAGCCGATTTACTGATTTATCAAAGGGCAGGTCAACAGGCATATGACTTACTGAAGCCACTCTATCTAGAACATCAAACCGATAGACGGTACATCACGGCATTATCGCGGGCTGCTGGTTTGATTGGAAATCGTAAAGAAGTTTTGCAGTTGCAAAGACAGAATCAGTTGCTGATTAAAGAAGACGATTTAAAACCTTCCACTTTACAAAGTGAAACCATTGAAGATTCGCAATCTCGGTAGCAATGAGGAAGCTCGTCTTAAGAGAGCAAATTTAATCAGCCAGTATTGACCTGAATTCTACGGGGTTCTGCTTTAGGGGCTTTGGGAAGGAAAATACGCAAGACACCATTTGTCAGCTTCGCTTCAATTTCACTATGCACAATTTCTCCACTGAGAATGAATGAACGCAGATAATTTCCTACTTCATATTCTTGATGCAGTGGTTGCGCTCCTTCGGGAATTTGAGGTTCCACTTTACCCAGTAATGTGAGCTTGTTGTCCTGAACCTGTAATTCAAGTGAACCGACAGAAACTCCGGGAAGATCGGCATACAGCACAAGACCGGCTTCTGTTTCATAGATATCAATCGGGGGAGTGAAAACATATTGACCGGGATGAGCCATTTCCCCTCGTTCTTCATTACTGTCTTGTCGATTCATGTTATCATCTCTCGATCTATTCCCCAGAGCTCACAGGAATTTGGCGGGGTTGCTCTTCTTCGAGTTTGGGTAGATGGATTTTAAGGACCCCTTCGTTAAATTCTGCTGAAAGATGTTCTTCAGAAATTCGATCAGGAATACTGATAGATCGCTGCCATTCTCCAAAGGTTCGTTCTTGACGACGGAAGCGTTCTTCTGAGATCTCTCCATCGGCGATCTCAGGAGGATTACGATGGCCTTTCAGAGTGAGCACACTGTTTGCAATCGTCAATTCCAGGTCTTCTGCCAGCATTCCGGGAAGTTCTGCGGTGATGAGATATTCGTGAGCCAGTTCAAAAATATTGACCGCAGGATATTGTCGGGGCATACGGATCCCTTGAACTGAGAATTCGACCCCCTGAACCAGACGGTCTACTTCTCGCTCCAAATCTCTGAGCGGGTTCCAAGATTGTTCCCAACGAAAAATTGGCATTTCCAAACATCCTAAAACTAAAAAAAACGAGTCTTTGGTGATTCTAGAATAAGCAAAGGTCATACCATTGAGGATGAGATCACTCAAATCAAAAATCGATGTTGTAAGTATCTGTAATAGAATATTTTATCGTTGACAGACACAGAAAAGTCCAGATTGAATTTTGAACGAAATGTCATTTTGGCAAGTCAATAGAGTGGATTTATGCAGTAGTGAATATGTCATAATGGCAGCTTCTTTGCTGTCTCGCGAGGGGTAGTGAGACTTATTCCCATTGAACCGGCTGAATCACACCCGTCGCCAGCAGCGCACCAAATACGATTCCGGTAAGAAAGATAGTGCGTAATACCCAGATCGCGCGAGCCGGTCCAAACCATTCTGTAAGACGCTGTCCCTTTCGTGTGTGTGCCAGAAACCATTGTTCTTTGATCAAACCGAACAACGAGAAAATCAGAACGGCTCCACCGATGAGGGCATTCTCAGAAATGTGAAATGGCATTAGGTCGCTTCTTCAGTCTGAGTCAAAGGAGTTGCAGAATGGACTCTGGGGAAGAAAGCCCAGAACAGTAACGTCGCTAAGAGGGCAATGGCGGCACTACTCAACCAGATACCAGGCCAGTCTCGAAATAAATTAATCACATCGCCGTCTAAGTTTTTTTGAGTGAAAGCCAGGACTCCAGATTCTGATTGAACATTCATTTGTGATCGGATTAACGTGCCTTTTCCTGTTGAAGTGAAAAAGTCTCCGATTTTTCCACTGATGAATCCACCTGCAAACATTCCTAAACTAAACACAAACGTTCCGAAAAACGTTTGCATACTCCCTCGAACATCAAGAGGAGCCACTTTATCGACATAGATATAAGCGGCGGCCAGAAAGCAACCAAAACAGAGCCCATGCATGGCCTGTCCCAGGCAGGTGAGCGAGAGAACGAGGGCAAAAGAGTTCTCGATTGTCGAGGCGTAGGCAAAAATGACTGATCTCATCAAATACGATAAGAGACCAACCAGCATTACAGTCTTGAATCCAAATTTTTTGAGAGCAAATCCGAGTCCCGCCATCACCAGCACTTCAAAGACTTGACCGATGGAACTGATTCTCTGCTCCCAGGCACCCTGCACCTGTCCCAACCCCAACATTGCCTTCAAGAACGGTGCGTTCCATTGGAAGTAAAATTTATGCACGATGGAGATAATAAATGTGACGAGTACAAGCACTAGAAAGT
The Gimesia aquarii DNA segment above includes these coding regions:
- the mutS gene encoding DNA mismatch repair protein MutS, which translates into the protein MTKTGKKLTPMMERYLEVKRQNPGTLLLFRMGDFYELFNEDAEIAARILGITLTSRDKSSSNPIPMAGFPHHSLDNYLYKLIHAGYRASICDQVEDPKKAKGMVKREVTRVVTPGTLTDDALLDPHENNFLASIHFGKSSIGLAWLELSTGRFLTSNTTAEHLIDELARIHPAECIFAEGNSALQKAVGHLDTMLTERPPWSFAEDECEKRLLSHFGTKTLEGFNLEQGSPSITAAGALLEYVEETQKSAIPHINQIEPYERGDRLLIDEATRRSLELTRTIREGKREGSLISVLDETVTSMGARLLTEWIANPLTNLNEIQKRLDSVEELLHNPVLVNDIREELAKTYDLQRLTARIATGRASARDLSFLAQTLALLPKLKAKLTGRKSVLLQSLETSIDLCAEVRADIESMIVEDPPLTLNEGGVICPGFNEELDELRSLSRGGKEWIASYRNEESERIGIPNLKVGYNKVFGYYLEVSAAHATKVPEHYIRKQTLKNQERYITPELKEYEEKVLKAEDRTIELEQTLFDELRERVAKEAPRTQKTAEVLAQIDVLFGLAHLATHAGYCRPEVTEEPVLDIRESRHPVLDRLQPTGEFVPNDVLLGDPYGRVQIITGPNMAGKSTYIRQAALLTLMAQIGSFIPASEARIGIADRIFARVGASDELSKGQSTFMVEMTEAARILNSASERSLVILDEIGRGTSTYDGISLAWSMTEHLHDQIKARTLFATHYHELTELTQSLKQASNWNVAVHEQDGEIVFLHKIIEGSANKSYGIHVARLAGIPEQVIHRANQILSTLEKDHIDASGKPTIPPRPQKTSSQQQLSLFGNTPHPVLDEIRDLNVDELTPLAALEELYRIREQLK
- a CDS encoding ribose-phosphate diphosphokinase — translated: MAGSGNPILAQAIADELGIRLTPCEAHQFSEGNIFVRIKENVRGRDVYLIQGVHYPVNDNFVELMFWIDALKRASAQQVTAVIPFFSYAKGDKKDEPRVSIRARVCADAIEIAGADRVLTMDLHSPQIQGFFSVPVDHLYGRHVIGEHIQKMNIENLVVCSPDVGFAKEASDFAKLLGVPVVIGNKARKDHSETVEVLEVIGEVEGKNVILVDDFTITGRTLISMAETLKQKGANDIYAAVTHGVLSKGAAERIGNSPLKKMFMTNTIETLADPLPDNLEVISVAHSFAAAIRSIHDRTSVSTLFPEKRTKK
- the serC gene encoding 3-phosphoserine/phosphohydroxythreonine transaminase, with amino-acid sequence MTERIYNFSAGPAALPLPVLEQAQQDLISLGDTGIGVLEHSHRSKAFLAVYEQAEGLCREIASVPDNYKVLFLQGGASTQFFMIPMNLLSKDQTADYLVTGSWSKKAVKEAKLFGNVNIACNSEDKNFSYIPSEVALSEQPAYVHFTSNNTIYGTEFASEPEVPAGVPLVCDASSDIFSRPIDISKYGIVYAGAQKNLGPSGMAVVIIRDDLIEQGPTDIPTMMQYRTHSEAGSMFNTPPTFGIYVLGRVLQWLKDQGGLAAMGQKNQAKAGKLYDYLDQSQLFKPTAAKQDRSLMNVTFVTGDADLDAKFIAQATAAGLDGLKGHRSVGGMRASIYNAFPEAGIDKLLSMMNEFEQEHAS
- a CDS encoding 5'-methylthioadenosine nucleosidase, with the translated sequence MNQPEVDKAHADIGLVCALHMEIQQFLDRCEHVKKYTGGSYVFRGGFLDQVKVAVVQTGVGFARARAATQALIDAHSPPWVLSVGFSGALDPKMKVGDIVVGTSVCDLHGQELKNDVQFPEDPEHGLYVGKLINADEIVRTVEEKLRIAEQYAALAVDLESLAVAQVCQAEKKGFMAIRAISDDCSTDLPPEVISILGETGAGRAGAAVGAIFKRPESIKEMWKMRGDASKAATRLGSFLEGVVTQLYEARH